In Agrobacterium sp. RAC06, a single window of DNA contains:
- the mbfA gene encoding iron exporter MbfA: MFSLFQKGGKRPFDTLSEQEILALAISSEEDDARIYLAYADQLRAAYPQSAKVFEDMAEVEHTHRNMLIEMHRDRFGERIPLIRREHVRGFYDRKPDWLRKNLTLDQIREEALQMEEGAYRFYHEAAQHTSDAGIRKLLGDLAMAEQGHEEIATMLGDRHLPEDARETEDETKKRQFILTYVQPGLAGLMDGSVSTLAPIFAAAFATGDTWSTFLIGLSASVGAGISMGFTEAAHDDGKLSGRGSPLKRGLASGIMTTVGGLGHALPYLIPHFWTATITAIVIVFFELWAIAFIQNRYMETPFWRAAMQVVLGGSLVLAAGVLIGQG, from the coding sequence ATGTTCAGTCTTTTCCAGAAGGGCGGCAAGCGCCCCTTCGACACACTCTCCGAACAGGAGATCCTGGCGCTTGCCATTTCCTCCGAGGAGGACGATGCCCGCATCTACCTCGCCTATGCCGACCAGTTGCGGGCGGCCTATCCACAATCTGCCAAGGTCTTCGAGGATATGGCCGAGGTGGAGCATACCCATCGCAACATGCTGATCGAGATGCATCGGGACCGTTTCGGCGAGCGTATCCCGCTGATCCGGCGCGAACATGTGCGCGGCTTCTATGATCGCAAGCCGGACTGGCTCAGGAAGAACCTGACGCTGGACCAGATCCGCGAAGAGGCCTTGCAGATGGAAGAGGGGGCCTATCGCTTCTATCACGAGGCCGCCCAACACACCTCCGACGCCGGCATCCGCAAGCTGCTCGGCGATCTCGCCATGGCCGAACAGGGTCACGAGGAGATCGCGACCATGCTCGGCGACCGGCATCTGCCGGAGGATGCACGCGAGACGGAAGATGAAACGAAGAAGCGTCAGTTCATTCTGACTTATGTGCAGCCTGGCCTCGCAGGCCTGATGGACGGTTCTGTTTCGACGCTGGCGCCGATCTTTGCGGCCGCCTTCGCGACAGGCGATACCTGGTCGACCTTTCTGATCGGCCTCTCGGCCTCGGTCGGTGCGGGCATTTCGATGGGCTTCACCGAGGCAGCCCATGACGACGGCAAGCTTTCTGGCCGCGGTTCGCCGCTGAAGCGCGGCCTTGCCTCCGGCATCATGACCACGGTCGGCGGTCTCGGCCACGCACTGCCCTATCTGATCCCGCATTTCTGGACCGCGACGATCACCGCCATCGTCATCGTCTTCTTCGAACTCTGGGCGATCGCCTTCATTCAGAACCGCTACATGGAGACGCCCTTCTGGCGCGCGGCCATGCAGGTGGTGCTCGGCGGCTCGCTGGTGCTGGCCGCCGGGGTTCTGATCGGGCAGGGATGA
- a CDS encoding group III truncated hemoglobin, which produces MTMELTGRAAHRAEITARAQADMAAMGVDGAFIDRLVETFYGHIRQHPELGPVFDGRLAGRWPDHMVKMKAFWSSVAFKTGAYGGKPVMAHQNVDGMAEHLFLQWLQLFSDTLVEIGASEEAHGWFMASAERIAKSLVLSLFYNPAFDDPRMRSPS; this is translated from the coding sequence ATGACGATGGAACTTACGGGCCGCGCCGCCCACCGCGCTGAAATCACGGCTCGTGCCCAGGCCGACATGGCAGCCATGGGTGTCGATGGGGCATTTATCGACCGCTTGGTGGAGACGTTCTACGGGCATATCCGCCAGCATCCCGAGCTCGGCCCGGTGTTCGACGGGCGGCTCGCCGGACGCTGGCCGGACCATATGGTCAAGATGAAGGCCTTCTGGAGTTCCGTCGCCTTCAAGACAGGCGCCTATGGCGGCAAGCCAGTGATGGCTCACCAGAATGTCGACGGCATGGCGGAACACCTTTTCCTGCAATGGCTGCAGCTCTTCTCCGACACCCTCGTCGAAATCGGCGCCTCGGAAGAAGCCCATGGCTGGTTCATGGCCAGCGCCGAGCGGATCGCCAAGAGCCTGGTGCTGTCCCTCTTCTACAATCCAGCCTTCGATGACCCGCGCATGCGTAGCCCGTCCTGA